In Trichocoleus desertorum NBK24, the following are encoded in one genomic region:
- a CDS encoding NDP-sugar synthase, which produces MKAMILAAGKGTRVRPITYTIPKPMIPILQKPVMEFLLELLRQHGFDQIMVNVSHLAHEIENYFRDGQKFGVQIAYSFEGRIVDGELVGEALGSAGGMRRIQDFSPFFDDTFVVMCGDALIDLDLSEAVRWHREKGSIATVIMKSVPREEVSSYGVVVTDEEGRIKAFQEKPSVEEALSTSINTGIYIFEPEVLKYIPSGCEFDIGGELFPKLVEMNAPFYGVTMDFEWVDIGKVPDYWRAVRGVLQGEIKNVQIPGQEVAPGIYTGLNVAVNWDKVDIQGPVYIGGMTRIEDGAKIVGPTYIGPNCRICGGATVDNSVIFEYSRLGPGVRLVDKLVFGRYCVDKTGATIDVQAAALDWLITDARQEVPTQPPLERQAIAQLLGKDISEIGKDSPAILS; this is translated from the coding sequence ATGAAAGCCATGATCCTGGCAGCTGGTAAAGGTACGCGCGTTCGTCCGATTACCTACACCATTCCCAAGCCCATGATTCCAATCCTGCAAAAGCCAGTGATGGAATTTCTTTTAGAACTCCTGCGCCAGCATGGTTTTGACCAGATTATGGTCAATGTCAGCCACCTAGCCCATGAAATTGAAAACTACTTCCGGGATGGGCAGAAGTTTGGTGTTCAGATTGCCTATTCTTTTGAAGGGCGAATTGTAGATGGTGAGTTGGTCGGTGAAGCGCTAGGCTCGGCAGGAGGCATGCGCCGAATTCAAGACTTTTCTCCCTTCTTTGACGACACCTTTGTGGTCATGTGCGGTGACGCCCTGATTGACCTAGATTTGAGCGAAGCGGTGAGATGGCACCGAGAAAAAGGCTCGATCGCGACTGTGATCATGAAATCGGTGCCACGGGAAGAAGTGTCTAGCTACGGCGTAGTTGTGACCGATGAAGAAGGTCGGATCAAAGCCTTCCAAGAAAAACCATCTGTTGAGGAAGCCCTCAGCACCAGCATCAACACAGGTATTTACATTTTTGAGCCAGAGGTGTTGAAGTACATTCCTTCTGGTTGCGAATTTGATATTGGCGGCGAGCTATTCCCAAAACTGGTCGAAATGAATGCGCCTTTTTATGGCGTGACGATGGATTTTGAATGGGTCGATATTGGTAAGGTGCCCGACTACTGGCGTGCGGTACGTGGGGTCTTGCAAGGTGAAATCAAAAACGTGCAGATTCCAGGCCAAGAAGTTGCGCCAGGAATTTATACCGGGTTGAATGTGGCTGTGAATTGGGACAAGGTAGATATCCAAGGCCCAGTCTATATCGGGGGTATGACCCGCATTGAAGATGGAGCCAAGATTGTTGGACCCACCTACATTGGCCCTAACTGCCGCATTTGTGGCGGTGCCACGGTAGATAATAGCGTCATCTTTGAATACTCCCGCCTTGGCCCAGGCGTGCGCTTGGTTGATAAGTTGGTGTTTGGTCGCTATTGCGTAGACAAGACAGGGGCCACAATCGACGTCCAAGCCGCAGCCCTAGATTGGCTAATCACCGATGCTCGCCAAGAGGTTCCTACCCAGCCTCCTCTAGAACGGCAGGCGATCGCACAACTCTTAGGCAAGGACATTAGCGAGATCGGCAAAGACAGCCCAGCGATTCTTTCCTAA
- a CDS encoding alpha/beta hydrolase, which translates to MNLSLFGFVALALRWRRFQSVSGTYQASYAHDGVYTQQLSHWVRLGLGMLGSSLLLPVATQPVVAAERIYVSYGSIERSIAVDTLETYARSGTINDDLAAYAQYADPKQLQDLRRFLLVPIQLSPVAVSQFLYTPSGEALLSRLGQVIQTEARQPGFYAIRSALILAAAQPEGLTLLNVLRQFPTDGLRVNLGRSLEIARTLDEFVEQTQEASAAISQQAKTEAAFAPVIDFSELPDLRQPGGFKWEKTTITLSDRTRKTIQRFPDRPSIEVPRERVFPVDVYLPVANATQSQQGQLYSAPLIVISHGLGSDRTVFDYLAKHLASYGFAVALPEHLGSNAGRLQALLSGRSTDVAESFEFVDRPLDVKYLLDELERRSKSDPLMRGRLNLQQVGVVGQSFGGYTALSLVGATLNFEELEQNCVRINESLNLSLLLQCRALELAGQEYKLQDPRIKAAIAINPVDSNLLGEAGLSQIQVPLMMVTADADTVAPALPEQIRPFTWLTTPEKYLVLMKGATHFSAIGNSATNSEVVPIPPQVIGEAPTLVYRYVQALSVAFFKTHVTDQQQFRPYLTSAYAAEISREPLELNLVQSFSADQLTQALDGEMTEPRVSPEAAPPPTPTSPDDPLPTPVPLENLAPTTP; encoded by the coding sequence ATGAATTTGTCTCTGTTTGGTTTTGTAGCTCTGGCCCTCCGCTGGCGGCGATTTCAATCTGTTTCTGGTACCTATCAAGCTTCTTATGCCCATGATGGTGTTTATACTCAGCAGTTGAGCCACTGGGTCAGATTAGGTCTGGGAATGCTGGGTAGTTCACTGTTGCTACCTGTGGCAACTCAGCCTGTGGTTGCGGCAGAACGCATCTATGTGTCCTATGGCTCCATTGAGCGCTCCATTGCAGTAGACACCTTAGAAACTTATGCCAGAAGCGGCACCATCAATGATGACTTAGCTGCCTACGCGCAATATGCTGACCCCAAACAGCTACAAGATCTGCGAAGATTTCTGCTCGTGCCGATTCAGCTCTCTCCAGTGGCAGTTTCTCAATTTCTCTACACGCCTTCAGGAGAAGCTTTGCTGTCTCGCTTGGGCCAGGTGATCCAAACAGAGGCTCGTCAACCTGGGTTTTACGCCATTCGCTCGGCTTTAATCTTGGCGGCAGCTCAACCAGAAGGCTTAACTTTACTCAATGTTCTCCGGCAATTTCCGACGGATGGCCTGCGGGTGAACTTGGGTCGTAGCTTAGAAATTGCTAGAACCCTAGATGAGTTTGTGGAGCAGACCCAAGAAGCAAGCGCAGCAATTAGCCAGCAAGCCAAAACAGAAGCCGCATTCGCTCCTGTTATTGATTTTTCGGAATTGCCAGATCTGCGACAACCGGGAGGGTTTAAGTGGGAAAAAACCACGATCACTTTAAGCGATCGCACCCGCAAAACCATTCAACGGTTTCCTGATCGCCCATCCATTGAAGTTCCCAGAGAGCGGGTATTTCCAGTTGACGTTTACCTACCTGTGGCAAACGCAACGCAGTCTCAGCAGGGTCAGCTCTACTCAGCGCCACTGATTGTAATTTCTCATGGCCTCGGTTCCGATCGCACAGTCTTTGATTATTTAGCGAAACATCTCGCTTCCTATGGCTTTGCTGTAGCCTTACCAGAGCACCTAGGGAGTAATGCGGGGCGGTTGCAGGCGCTGTTGAGTGGTAGATCTACCGATGTAGCTGAATCTTTTGAGTTTGTTGATCGCCCCTTGGATGTTAAGTATTTACTAGATGAACTAGAGCGACGGTCAAAATCAGATCCCTTAATGCGCGGACGGCTGAACTTACAGCAGGTTGGAGTCGTAGGGCAGTCTTTTGGTGGCTATACAGCTCTTTCCTTAGTCGGGGCAACGCTGAATTTTGAAGAACTCGAACAGAACTGCGTGCGAATCAATGAATCTTTGAATCTATCGTTGTTGTTGCAATGTCGGGCGTTGGAATTGGCGGGGCAAGAATACAAGTTACAAGACCCCCGCATTAAGGCTGCGATCGCAATTAATCCAGTAGACAGTAATCTCTTGGGCGAAGCAGGGTTGAGCCAAATTCAAGTGCCTCTGATGATGGTGACTGCCGATGCTGATACAGTGGCACCAGCGCTACCAGAACAGATTCGCCCTTTCACTTGGTTGACAACGCCAGAAAAATATTTGGTGTTGATGAAGGGGGCAACGCACTTCTCGGCCATTGGCAATTCTGCCACGAATAGTGAGGTGGTGCCTATTCCCCCTCAAGTGATTGGTGAAGCCCCAACGTTGGTTTACCGCTATGTGCAAGCCTTAAGCGTGGCTTTTTTCAAAACTCATGTCACCGATCAACAGCAATTCCGACCTTACTTAACTTCTGCCTATGCCGCTGAAATTAGCCGAGAACCCTTGGAGCTAAATTTGGTGCAGTCTTTCAGTGCGGATCAGCTGACCCAAGCTCTAGATGGCGAAATGACGGAACCTAGAGTGTCGCCAGAGGCTGCTCCTCCTCCCACACCAACCTCTCCTGATGACCCACTACCCACTCCGGTACCCTTAGAGAACCTCGCCCCCACAACCCCTTAG
- a CDS encoding segregation/condensation protein A: MVLSLAQSAIALLSELAERGEIDPWDVQVIEVIDRFLSELTPSDTVEISRATYQSDLSRSGQAFLYASMLVLLKADTLVRAESSEVEVLDDGEFLETDGFMEAQMPLHLERRLRRRAVAKPPQNRRVTLQELIEQLELMADTMKEAVPRTRPRRPRPQSRSQAVRAIAQLAHQENLSEVAAALERFLATQWLKISQGEDWLDFDLLLELWSGAGQQELDLPGLSHGSQHSTGDRVAIFWALLFLSAQSKVELSQEEFYQDLKVRSLTELPIFAVSE, from the coding sequence ATGGTTCTGTCTCTGGCCCAAAGCGCGATCGCCTTACTGTCTGAGTTGGCAGAGCGAGGTGAAATTGACCCTTGGGATGTCCAAGTGATTGAGGTGATCGATCGCTTTTTGAGTGAGTTAACTCCCAGCGATACGGTAGAAATCAGCCGCGCCACCTACCAATCTGACCTGTCTCGTTCTGGGCAGGCTTTTTTGTATGCCTCCATGCTGGTGTTGCTTAAAGCCGACACGTTGGTTCGGGCCGAATCTTCTGAGGTAGAGGTTTTAGATGACGGGGAGTTTCTAGAGACGGATGGGTTCATGGAGGCTCAGATGCCTCTACATTTAGAGCGACGCTTGCGGCGACGGGCTGTGGCAAAACCACCTCAAAACCGCCGAGTGACCTTGCAAGAGTTGATTGAGCAGCTGGAACTGATGGCTGACACCATGAAAGAAGCAGTTCCGCGCACCCGTCCCCGTCGGCCTCGCCCTCAATCGCGCAGCCAAGCAGTCCGGGCGATCGCGCAACTGGCCCACCAAGAAAACCTTTCAGAAGTGGCAGCGGCCCTAGAGCGGTTTCTAGCGACCCAATGGCTAAAAATCTCCCAAGGAGAAGATTGGCTGGACTTTGATTTGCTGTTAGAACTATGGTCTGGTGCGGGTCAGCAAGAATTAGATCTTCCTGGCTTGTCTCATGGCTCGCAGCACAGTACTGGCGATCGCGTTGCCATCTTCTGGGCGCTGCTATTTTTGTCTGCTCAGTCCAAAGTAGAGTTATCGCAGGAGGAGTTTTACCAAGACCTAAAGGTGCGGAGCCTCACAGAGTTACCGATTTTTGCGGTCTCTGAATAA